A single region of the Rathayibacter rathayi genome encodes:
- the ddaH gene encoding dimethylargininase: MTDTAVLPEAPARTPVAKTILMCSPEHFTVVYRINPWMDPQVPTDTSLAVRQWQTLYDTYADLGFTIELIEPEAGLPDMVYAANGGFVIDGIAYGASFAFPERQPEGPAYMDWFRSAGFDVRVPEEVNEGEGDFLLVGERILAGTGFRSASDSHAEVARVFGREVVTLELVNPSFYHLDTAIAVLDDATIAYLPSAFSEEGNRTLRELYPDAILVSEEDASVLGLNAFSDGLTVVIASRATGFERQLRERGYNPIGVDLSELLLGGGGVKCCTLELRR; this comes from the coding sequence ATGACCGATACTGCCGTACTCCCCGAGGCACCCGCCCGAACGCCCGTCGCGAAGACGATCCTGATGTGCAGCCCCGAGCACTTCACCGTCGTCTACCGCATCAATCCGTGGATGGACCCGCAGGTCCCCACCGACACCTCCCTCGCCGTCCGGCAGTGGCAGACCCTCTACGACACCTACGCCGACCTCGGCTTCACGATCGAGCTGATCGAGCCCGAGGCGGGCCTGCCGGACATGGTCTATGCGGCCAACGGCGGATTCGTGATCGACGGGATCGCCTACGGTGCCTCCTTCGCTTTCCCGGAGCGCCAGCCCGAGGGCCCGGCCTACATGGACTGGTTCCGCTCGGCCGGCTTCGACGTCCGCGTTCCGGAGGAGGTCAACGAGGGCGAGGGCGACTTCCTCCTCGTCGGGGAGCGGATCCTCGCGGGCACCGGCTTTCGCTCCGCCTCCGACTCACATGCCGAGGTCGCCCGCGTCTTCGGTCGCGAGGTCGTCACGCTGGAGCTGGTGAATCCGTCTTTCTACCACCTCGACACCGCGATCGCCGTGCTCGACGACGCGACCATCGCGTACCTCCCGAGCGCGTTCAGCGAGGAGGGCAACCGCACCCTCCGCGAGCTCTACCCTGACGCGATCCTCGTCTCGGAGGAGGACGCATCCGTGCTCGGCCTCAACGCTTTCTCCGACGGCCTCACTGTGGTCATTGCGTCGCGCGCGACGGGCTTCGAGCGACAACTGCGCGAGCGAGGCTACAACCCGATCGGCGTCGACCTGTCCGAGCTGCTGCTCGGCGGCGGCGGCGTCAAGTGCTGCACGCTCGAACTGCGCCGCTGA
- a CDS encoding cell wall-binding repeat-containing protein: MSQADTSYTWNSNRSTARSSASGPPHKASGPAGNTPATRILLPLAPAPARTPPAAAPGRASSRPIAAHRPSRISAGFADALAVGPVAARLGAPLYLSEPTCLPRTTRVKMQSHNLDQVLLLGSPLTLSAQVRSLTAC; this comes from the coding sequence ATGTCACAGGCCGACACCTCTTACACATGGAACTCGAACCGTTCCACCGCTAGGAGTTCTGCATCTGGGCCTCCTCACAAAGCGAGCGGTCCTGCGGGGAATACACCAGCTACGCGGATTCTCCTGCCGCTTGCGCCAGCACCGGCACGGACGCCTCCGGCAGCGGCCCCTGGTCGAGCGTCGTCGCGGCCGATCGCCGCTCACAGACCTTCACGAATCTCCGCCGGCTTCGCCGACGCCCTCGCCGTCGGCCCGGTCGCCGCGCGACTGGGCGCACCGCTCTACCTCAGCGAGCCGACCTGCCTCCCGCGCACCACCCGTGTGAAGATGCAGAGCCACAACCTCGATCAGGTCCTCCTGCTCGGTAGCCCCCTGACGCTGTCGGCGCAGGTCCGATCGCTGACCGCCTGCTGA
- a CDS encoding ROK family protein, with product MSDTADRPLLVGIETGGTKVVAAVAAAAAPERILATTTLPTRGPDETLADLAGFVGGHGVAGTVAAIGVASFGPLDIDPGSPTYGHLTSTPKLGWEGTDVLGPIGAAAPGARLALVTDVNGAALGEARWGAGVGDFVYLTVGTGVGGGVIAGGRLLAGSGWPEVAHLLPRRHPEDGFAGTCPFHGDCLEGLVAGPAISARWGMDGSRLRAEQAAANLRFSSYYLAQLVTTLAYVAGVRRAVVGGGVSKTPGLVPAIEAEVERLMGAPGATGTAGGRIRILRPALGDESGVRGALSLAGSLLEGASPFPQEHEAR from the coding sequence ATGAGCGACACCGCCGACCGTCCCCTCCTCGTCGGCATCGAGACAGGAGGGACCAAGGTCGTGGCGGCGGTCGCAGCGGCCGCCGCTCCCGAGCGGATCCTCGCGACGACGACCCTGCCCACTCGCGGGCCCGACGAAACCCTCGCCGACCTGGCCGGCTTCGTCGGCGGTCACGGAGTCGCGGGCACCGTCGCCGCGATCGGCGTCGCCTCCTTCGGTCCGCTCGACATCGACCCCGGCTCCCCGACCTACGGTCACCTCACTTCCACCCCGAAGCTCGGCTGGGAGGGCACGGACGTGCTCGGCCCGATCGGCGCGGCAGCACCGGGCGCCCGCCTCGCGCTCGTGACCGACGTCAACGGAGCCGCGCTGGGGGAGGCGCGCTGGGGCGCCGGAGTCGGCGATTTCGTCTACCTCACAGTCGGCACCGGAGTCGGCGGAGGCGTCATCGCGGGCGGGCGGCTCCTCGCCGGCAGCGGTTGGCCCGAGGTCGCGCATCTGCTGCCTCGGCGACACCCCGAAGACGGCTTCGCGGGCACCTGCCCGTTCCACGGGGACTGCCTCGAAGGCCTGGTCGCCGGTCCCGCGATCTCGGCCCGCTGGGGCATGGACGGCTCCCGCCTCCGCGCAGAGCAGGCCGCCGCGAACCTCCGCTTCAGCTCCTACTACCTCGCGCAGCTCGTGACGACGCTCGCCTACGTCGCCGGAGTGCGGCGTGCGGTGGTGGGCGGCGGCGTGTCGAAGACGCCGGGGCTCGTGCCCGCGATCGAAGCCGAGGTCGAGCGGCTGATGGGCGCGCCCGGAGCGACGGGGACGGCCGGCGGGCGGATCCGCATCCTGCGCCCGGCACTCGGCGACGAGTCCGGCGTCCGAGGGGCGCTCTCACTGGCAGGGTCGCTGCTCGAGGGGGCTTCACCCTTCCCGCAGGAGCACGAGGCCCGGTGA
- a CDS encoding biopolymer transporter Tol, which yields MSDDDERWLVVKGRRWRRTDPSLPEDVVAGLTSHLGRGRSAVRSARMHDDAEAESLARRRVGLAKHGLGERGPVWWDEPKADRLDRAREALRALEEFDAPGD from the coding sequence GTGAGTGACGACGACGAGCGCTGGCTGGTGGTAAAGGGCCGACGGTGGCGGCGAACCGACCCCTCGCTTCCGGAGGACGTGGTCGCCGGGCTGACCTCGCATCTCGGACGGGGCCGCTCAGCGGTGCGCTCGGCGAGAATGCACGACGATGCGGAAGCGGAGTCGCTGGCGCGAAGGCGGGTGGGGCTCGCGAAGCACGGGCTCGGTGAGCGCGGGCCGGTCTGGTGGGACGAGCCCAAGGCCGATCGGCTGGACCGCGCGCGGGAGGCGCTGAGGGCGCTCGAGGAGTTCGACGCTCCGGGGGACTGA